The following nucleotide sequence is from Pochonia chlamydosporia 170 chromosome 4, whole genome shotgun sequence.
CCCatatcaacctcctcctcaccaccaccccaCGTCAACATCCCGGCATCGACCCTCCCGCCTCTCGCTTCAACTAATCCCCTATTCCCATCAACATTCCCCTTCAAATTCTCCATAATGCCAGGCAAATCACTCAAACAAACATGCACCTTCCACAGCACCGCGGCCGCCAAACCCAACAGCCCCGTCCCGGagcccaactccaacacacTAGGCGGCTCCTCGCCCAACGACTCGTCAAATAGCTTAAACAGCGACCTCGCTCCAAGGGTAGGTAGATGCTGCGCAAGGACATACGACGACCCCCACGTCTTGAAGCCGAGAGAGTCGCCCGTCAGTGCTGGCTCCCTGATGACAAGCTCGAAGGGCTCGTACGCAGCAGCAGAGTCACTCGCCTCAAAGGGCCATCGGCGTACGATTTCCCCCATGGCGGTGCGGCCGCATCGCTCGGACATTCGTCGCGCTGCGAGGTCCCAGATCGTTTCTCGCTGGTCGTCGCTCAGCCAGGACAGTgggctggagatgatgctggAGATGTACCGCGTTGTGTGGGCT
It contains:
- a CDS encoding S-adenosylmethionine-dependent methyltransferase-like protein (similar to Metarhizium robertsii ARSEF 23 XP_007816875.1), producing MDAFDLPQIYTKPSYDILLTTLENLHLQPPVWNRRSLEQESLAAHRQAHTTRYISSIISSPLSWLSDDQRETIWDLAARRMSERCGRTAMGEIVRRWPFEASDSAAAYEPFELVIREPALTGDSLGFKTWGSSYVLAQHLPTLGARSLFKLFDESLGEEPPSVLELGSGTGLLGLAAAVLWKVHVCLSDLPGIMENLKGNVDGNRGLVEARGGRVDAGMLTWGGGEEEVDMGLFGVQNQFKVVLAADPMYDDNHPSLLASAIGQHLAMGTESRAVVMVPLRDGTTVRLRDAFKRAMLELEGPLYVVEEDELVGQDDWAGDEEEGCVRCWLGVFSRGLSS